CTTTTTTATCTTTAATTGCCTTGCGATACCAAGCCTCTGCCTCTTGGGGTTTGCCAGCATATTCATGGACTAAAGCTAATTGATGCCAAGTCGTTGCTGCACTTGCCAAATTACCTTGAGATTCTTCAATCTGTGCTGCTTGTCGGTAGGCATTTTCCGCAGCGTCCCACTGCTTGGCTTCGTGGTACACTATACCCAGTTGATGCCAATACACTGCTTCCATTGCTGGTTCATGCAGTTGCTGGAAAGTCGTTAGTGCTTCACGGTAACGCTGTTCGGCTTCTGGAAGGTTACTTTGCAACCGGGCTAAAGTGCCGAGTTGTCCATTTAATACTGCAGCACTACGAAAGTTTCTCAGTTCTTTGACAATAGCTAATGACGTTTCATAAGCGATGCGTGCCTCACCATAATCCCCCATATCCTTTAGCGCATCCGCCAAATCACCCTGCAAAGTTCCCATCAGTTGCTTCACATGATCAGACTGTTCCAATTGTTGCGCCTCTGCCAACCCCTGACGGTAGAGTTGTGCTGCCTGTGATGCTTGTCCTTGTCCTGTCAGACACCGTCCCAGTCGAGTCAAAGTACCACAGCGCTTATAACTCGGTTGCTCACCCAACCCTGCCAGTATCTCACCAAACACTCGCGCCGCTTCTTGATAGCGCCTTGCATTGAATAATAGCTCACCTAAATTAGTACGGGAGAGATACCATGTCTGGGAACCGATTTCCCCAGTCGCCTGGACAATCCGTTGGGTGAGTAAAGTGCGATCACGGTTGAGTCCGAAGTTGTTGAGAAACAAGTTTAGGTTGTTAACAAAATCCACTGCCCATTCTTCACCTGCATCCAACGCCCCGTGAACTGCATACAGTAAATTCGGCAATTCCCGTTGGGCAATGGCACGGATTTTATCGGGATTTTGGTTATCTTTAAAATACAAAGCACCAGACAGTTCATAATACCGCTGCCGATGACGGGCGAGCAGTTCTGTCTGTACTTCCGTTGACAAACGCGACCACAAAGCAGGGGCTAAGGTAGGGTGAAACTTGAGATAAGGATTACCAACACCAGGCAAGTGTTCGGGCTGAATCAAACCAGTAGCTTCCAATGCTGGGCGTAGCTTTTGCCACTGTGATTCCGAAAATTCTGTAATTTCCAGCAAGTCAGGTTCCATCGCCCCACCCTGAAACACGCCCAACCGAGGCAACAACTGCATCGCCTCAGCGTCCAATTTTTCCAAAGACAAATTCAACGACGCCAACAAGGGATTTCCTGGTGTTTGAGCAATCAACGCTTCCAACCTTTGCCCCAACTCTGCTGGACGACGGATTTTCAACTGTCTGGCTAACAAACCAATCGACAGGGGATGAAAATCCACCAGCTTAAATAATTCCAACAACATTTCGCGTTTGGGCGGATCAAGTTTGGGTGCTGGGGGTAGTTTGATCAAACTCTGGAAATACGCCAAAGCATCTTCTTGTCCTAAACCTCCCAACGGCAAGGAAATATGTTTGCGACTACCTTCTGTGGGATAATCAGAATGGGTAAAATCTGGCGTTCTAGTCGTGATTAACACCCGACATTCCCCAACTTCAGACCACTGTTTCGCCACGGTTAACAGTTCCTGTAAAGGTTCCGGGGACAAGCTTTCCAAGTTATCCAAAATCAGCAAAGTTGCTTGGTTCCTCAATGCCTGAGTTGCCGCCGCAGCATCAATTAAATTCTTCTCCAACACTGTCGCCAGAGTGCTGACTGCCAATCCTACCGCATCCACACCCTGGAAGGCAGCATAATCGATAAAATACACTTTCTCAAACATCCCTGTGCGGTGCAACCAGCGTCCTGCTTCTTGAACGAGATAGGTTTTTCCCTGTCCACCAAAACCCGAAACCGTAAGGCGGCGTGTCCCCTGCACAAACCACCGTTCTATCTCCCACAATTCCCGACTGCGACCAAAAAATCCTGCTTCTTGTAAAGGTGGCAAATTTCCCCATGAGGAGTCGGGGAGGGGGAGAGGGGAGGAGTGGAGAGTGGAAGTTAACAACGGTGTATCTCCACCCGCTTGATAGAGTGCTGGTAAAAACCAGTCCTGCAATTTTAGAGTTATCCGTTCCTCACCCCGTTGTCGTTCTCCGCGTTCCCGGTTGAGATACAAGTCTCGCCGCGCATTATCCAACGCCTCGCCCATACCAACGCCCGACACTAAACCCTGATAAAATTTTGCAAACAATTGCTGGGCGGTTGTCACCAATACCGAATGAGTCATCGCCAACACAGCTGGAATTCCCGCATGAGTTAACCTGGCGGCGACACAACCCATTGCATCTTCTCCATCCTCACTACCCATCGCCGCTGACTGACAAGCAGACAAGACAATTAACCCGACTTTTTGGCGGTTCAGCATATCTCCCAAAGTTTCGGCAGTGATCAGGGCTGTTTTTCCTTCTTTATCCTCAAACAACAGATAACCCGTATTGCCGTTATTTTGATGATCGCCTTTTGTTGCTGCCAGGCGATCGCTAAATTTTGCCCGTTCATGTAACCGCCCATCAACATCAAACACCCCATGCCCATCAAAATGCACAATATCCACAGGGGGTTTGCCAGAGTCTTCCAACCGCGCTACCAAATTATCCAATGTTGCTGGACGCAAAAATTCTACTTCAACTCGTCCTGCGGCTTGTTGTGCAATCGCCTCCAAAACCGCCTGCGCCTCACCACGCGGATCAATAAACCCTGCATCACTGGGACGACTCACGACAAACAGCAAGCGTAAACAATCTTTTACCTTAACTTTAAACGGTCTTCGACCACCTCCCGCCCCTGCCAAACGGCGACGAATCGAAATTCGGGGATTTTCATGACATAAATAGGTGCCTTCCGGGTCACGCAACAATTCCCAAGGAAGCGATAAAATTGTCGGATGACTAGCGCTGATTGTTAATAAGCGTCCTGGTTCTGCTTCATCCTGAAAATCATTAAATATCCGCTGGGCAGTCCGAGGCTGGAACACAGCGTTAAACAAATCCTCGCCCCATTGCGCCAACTTATCAGCTATTTCTTTTGCCCTTGCATCATCCACATCTGTGGTATAATGCGTCGCATAAGTTTCTAAATACCAGCGAATATTTTCTTGGTCTTCTGCGCTCAACGGTGAAGTAAAAGATAGCCTGTCAGTTTCTTGCTCATCAAGTCTGACAATCACTTGATTGATTTCTGGAAAGCGCAGATTTAATTCCATAGGTTGCTACTTTGAGGGCTAAGTGTGGGAGTTGTCTTGAGTATAGATACAAACTCCTTACCTGGAATTCCAGAAACAATCGGTTTATTTCAAAGTCTGATCTTCAGATTTTTTGAACCACAGATAAACACAGATAAATTAAAGGATTATTTGTAACAATTTCATATGTTTAATTACGCCCACCTGCTTAATCACGAATAGTATTCAATAAAATACCTAAAATTTTCTTGACATTGCTAACAGGGTAATTGGTTAAATCAATAGATACAATTTTACCTTCTAACTTCAAAAACTTCCAAAGTTCGCCCGTTGTGACTACACCATATATTGTTTTAATATCATTTCCTTCCCTTTCATTAAACAATTGTGCGGCAATCATTTCTGCAACACACTGCCCTAAGCCTGCTTTCATATTTTCATTCTTCGCTTCTACTAAAGTAATGACTGGAGCACTGACAAAAAGCTGTTCCGGAGAAAGACTTATGATATAGTCACAAATTCCATTTAAGCCTTTTTCAGTATCTACGTTAAAATCTGTGCCAGAAAATAAACTGATTTGATAATTGAATCGTCTTCTTATCTCCAGTAGTATTGGGGTAATAATCATTTCAGAACGTGCTTTTTCTGTACCAATAGCCACAGCTAATGGTATATTTTCTTTGAGGTTAAAAGCCAAATTTTCGCTGCATTCAACAGCTTCTATATTTGAAAAGAAGTCAGTCATTTCTATAAGAGTTAAACCAAATATCTTGATTATTTCGTTTAATTTAAAGTCACTGTAAGCCATTAAATTTTTTATTTGAGATTTGGGATTGTAAACACGTGATTCATAGCGCAGCAGTTTAAAACAACAACCTCCTCCACAACGTAATACCACCAATTCTCCATCAAGATGCACTTAATATTTCTTAAACGAACCGCCAAGACAAGGCAACGCGTTGCGGGGGTTCCCCCCGTTGTAGCGATTGCCGCGCCAAGGACGCCAAGAATGAAAGACTAAGTATTAAGTGTAAGTTTACAAAGAATTCGTATTATCTGCCATGCAGTTCCTCTCTATCGAATTGATAGTTGGCAGGCAGAGCAAATGAATGTCTGTCTAAAATACTAAAAAATCGTTCTTTCTTTGCTTCAAGCTCATCTGTCTCTACAATAATTACTTTGAGGGTTTTACCTTCCATTTCAGAACTTAGTTTTTCCTTCAGTATGAGATTGCCATTTTCACAAGTAGCTTGCAGAACTTTATACATAAACTCACTGTATGCCATTTAATTTTGAATTAGATATTGGGAATTTTGGATAGTCAAGACGCGATGTTCTTCGCGTCTCTACAATTTTAAACAACCGCCTCCTCCACAACAGCACCCTGCATCTTACCCAAAGCATCAATCAACGTTTGCAATTGTTGATCTGCTTTCATCACTCCTAAACCCCGCACTGTCACTTTACCAGGAGAGTAAACAAAGCGTGATCTGAGGGTTTCCGACAAATTTTGAGCCAAGTTCTTCCAACCAGGTTCTTCCATTTGCGTTTCTAAAACGATGTGCTGTTTGTTTTCTGGTTTAATGCGGCTAAATCCTAGTTTCTTCGCCAGCTGTTTGAGTTCCATTACCCGTAACAGTTGAGTCGCTGGTTTAGGAATTGCACCATATCGGTCATTCCACTCAGCAGCAATCTGCGATAATTCTTCTTTAGATTTTGCAGCTGCAACCGCACGGTAAGCACTCATCTTTTGATCCAAATCGGTGATGTAATCGGCTGGCATAAACGCTGTCAGGTTGAGATCAATTTGGGTATCATCAACTTTAGGAATTTCTTGCCCTCTGATTTCACGGATAGCTTCTTCTAGCATTTCCATATATAAATCAAAACCGATCGCTTCCATTTGTCCTGACTGTTCTGCACCAAGCAAATTACCCACACCCCGGATTTCCATATCCCGCATTGCTAGCTGATACCCAGAACCCAGTTGCGTAAATTCCTGGATTGCTCGTAACCGCTGACGTGCGGCGTCGGATAACGTCCGCTGTTTGGGATAAAATAACCATGCATGGGCTTGAATTCCCGCACGACCAACACGACCCCGTAACTGGTACAGTTGAGCTAATCCGAAGCGGTGAGCATCTTCAATTAAAATAGTGTTGACTCGCGGAATATCCAAACCAGATTCAATAATTGTGGTACAAACAAGGATGTCCGCTTCACCATTGCTGAAAGTTAGCATCGTTGATTCTAATTGGCTTTCATCCATTTGACCGTGGCCGATCGCAACTCTCGCACTCGGTATCATCTCCCGCAACTGTGTTCCTATTTCCTCAATTCCCTCAACTCGCGGAACGACGTAAAACACCTGTCCCCCTCGGTCGAGTTCTTGACGAATTGCAGTGCGTATGCTATCTGGATTCATGGGTGACAAATGAGTTTGAATTGGTCGTCTGGATGGGGGTGGTGTCGCAATCAAACTCATTTCTCGAATTCCTGATAAGGACATATATAAGGTACGGGGAATCGGAGTTGCAGAAAGAGTCAGCACATCTACCTGAGTTTTCAAGCTTTTGATTCTTTCTTTTTGGTTCACGCCAAACCGCTGTTCTTCGTCAACTACCAAAAGTCCTAAGTCACGAAAGGCTACACCTTTACCTAAAAGTTGGTGTGTCCCGACAACGATATCTAACTCTCCTGTCGCCAGTCGTTTCAAAATATCGCGGCGTTCTTCAGCAGTCCGGAAGCGGTTGAGTAACCCGACGTTAATCGGGTAGGGCGCAAAGCGTTCTTTTAAGGTGTGGTAATGTTGCTGAGTCAAGATGGTGGTGGGTGCAAGTAGCGCTACTTGTTTTCCGCCAGAGGTGACAGCTTTGAAAATAGCGCGAATGGCGACTTCTGTTTTTCCAAAACCAACATCCCCACAAACTAGGCGATCCATTGGGCGATCGCTTTCCATATCGCGTTTAACATCCTGAGTCGCTTTAAGCTGATCCATTGTGGCTTGGTAGGGGAACGAGTCTTCCATCTCCTGCTGCCAAGGTGTATCGTGTGGATAAGTAACGCCTTTTTGTTGCGATCGCGATGCATACAGCTTGAGTAAGTCCACTGCCAATTTCTTGATCGCTTTGCGGACTCTATTCTTTGTATTTTCCCAAGCCTTACCCGTCATTTTGTTGAGTTCTGGTGGTTTATCGTTTGTCGTACGCAAGCGCGACAAAACACCAACTTGGTCTGCGGCGACACGCAATAAGCCGTCTGCATACTGCACCACCAAATACTCACGGGTTTCGTTGTTCAGTGTGAGACTTTCTAGCCTGATGAATTTACCTACGCCGTGGTTCTTATGAACGACAAAATCTCCCTGACGCAGCTTATTGGGATCAACTTGTTTAGAAGCAGCTTTTCTCCGCTTACGGATGTAGCTGGGAGTCGCCAGGGAGTGCTGACCGTAAAATTCACGGTCAGTAATAACGACCACCCGGAAGGTAGGTAAAATAAAACCTTCGAGTTCAGCAAGACCGGAATATTTCAGGGCGACTGGTGTGCGATTAATTTGTTGCTTGTCAATTGCGTGGTAGTCGCGGGGGTTAGGAATAAACTGGGCGGGACAGTCGTGTTCTTGCAACAGGGACACAGAACGCGAGGGTTGGGCAGACATTAGCCAAACCGAGAAGTTGCGATCGCGTTCTTGTCGCAGTGTTTCTGCAATTTTAGCGAATTGGTGCGGCATAACTGGCACCCTGCGACTGGCAAGATTAATCCCACTGTTTTCCTCAACCAATTCTGATAAATTTAATTTGGGAAATTTTGCTGTATCAGCCAAACATTCGTCAAAAGAGCGATGGATTCTTGGTAATGAAGTGGAAATCTCCTCATTTTCCTTGCTGACAAGCAGTTCCCATTGTTCTTCTGCATTTTCTACCCAGCGATCGCTATGGGCGTGACACTGTTCTGGTTCATCAATAGTAATTAACGTATTTTCAGGTAAATAATCTAACAGGGAAGCAGGTTTGTCAAAAGCTAAGCCTAAAAAGCGACGGCTACCCTCCACAAGTGTAGAGTCCTGAATATCAACTTCTGAGTCATCACTTAATTGGGCACTCAGTACTTGAAACTCAGCGCTATCTTTGAGTGCTGTCATCAGAATGGGGGCAAAACTTGTGGGAGTTAGGATCAATTGGTTTATTTTGTCAAGGGCGGCAGAACGTTGGGTTACTGGGTCAAATTCCCGTATCTGCTCAATTTCGTCGCCAAACCAATCTAGCCGTACGGGTAACTCTGAGGACACAGGAAACACATCAACAATATCGCCGCGCCGACTCCACTGCCCTTCTGTTTCCACCAAAGGAACTCTTTCATACCCCAGTTTCGTGATTTCTTCACTGAAGGTTTTTAAGTCAAATTCCATACCACGCTTCAGGGTAAAGCAGAAAGGTTTAAAAGCTTCTGCTGGTGGTAGATGAGGTTGTAGCGCGGCGACAGTAGCGACAACCGCCATTTTGGGTAAGGGGGATGAGGAAGATTTTGCTTCCCCAACTCCGTGATCTGTTCCTCTGGTAAGTTGTATCAAATCCGCTAGGACTTGCATCTGTCCCCAAGTCATCTCAGTTTCGGGGTCAAATGGTTCGTATGGAGACGCTTCTGAAGTTGGGTAGAAATGTACAGTTTGCCACCCCATTGCTTCTAGTTGTGTTGTCCAGCGTCCGGCTTCTTCCAGAGTCGCACAGACCACGAACAAATTCTTGCTCTGGGTTTGAGCCAACGCTGAAGCGACCAAACCCTTGGGCAAGCGAGGAATGCCACTTAAGAGCAACTCTTGTTGCCGATTAAGTTTAGAGAGGAGTTCAGTGGTGAGCGCAGAACGCCCCAAAGCACGCACAATGGAAGAAAATGCCATAGGTCACAAAATTATGAAGAAGTCCTTCTCGCTCGCAAGCATAATACTAACGCTTACCACAACTATTTTAAAAGTCCAGACACAGAAAGAACTCTAGCTATAGAGTCATGAATACCTGGTACAATGACCACTTACTAATCCACTGACTCATGGTTCATATACGAATCAGTGTTAAGCTGCTAACTTATAACTTATAATTTATGACTTTTTTGTATGCAGAGTGTTTCGTAATCACACGTTGCATACTAGATACTAAGAGGTTAAGGTTAAGCACAGTTTGCCGATGGTATCGGTAGTTTTTACAGATGTCTCCAACAATCGAAATTCTAATTATTGTTTTTTTAATTCTTGCCAATGCTGTGTTCGTCATGTCAGAATTGGCGATTTTCTCAGTACGAAAGGTGCGTCTCCAACAACTTGCTGACCGGGGTGATGCTAAAGCACGCGTCGCTTTGGAACTGGCATCCTCGCCGAATCAGTTTCTAGGAACTGTTCAGATTGGGATCACACTCCTGACCATCATCTCTGGTGCCTATGGTGAAGAAACGATCGCCAAGAGAGTAGCGCCTATTCTAAATTTTATCCCTTTGGAGGCAGATTTTAAGGAACACCTAGCTAAAGGATTAGCAATTTTAGTTATTACATTTTTGACACTAATTCTTGGTGAACTGGTACCTAAGCGGCTTGCTTTAAACAACCCGGAACCAATTGCTTCCGTTATCGCTATACCGATGCGAACATTGTCTCAATTAACATCACCTGTAGTGGGACTTTTAAGTTTTTCTACTGAGGCAGTGCTGCGGTTGTTGGGTACCAGACCGTCCAAAGAGCCACTCGTGACAGAGGAAGAAATTAGAGTCTTAATCGAACAAGGTACTGAGGAGGGAACCTTTGAAGAAGCAGAACAAGATATGGTCGAGCGGGTTTTTCGCTTGGGCGATCGCCCCGTCAGTTCATTCATGACACCCCGACCGGATATTGTTTGGCTGGATTTGGAAGACTCTACCGAAGAAAACCGCCGCAAAATTATTGATGGTGGTTATTCCCGGTATCCAGTTTCTCAGGGGGGACTTGACAACGTGCTAGGTATCATCCCAGTCACCGACTTGTTAACCCGGTGTTTCAGCGGTGAAAACTTGGATTTAACAGTAGGATTGCGACAGCCCGTGTACGTGCCAGAAAGCACCCGAGGCTTGAAAGTTTTGGAGTTGTTCAAGCAAACTGTCACTCATATGGCGCTAGTTGTAGATGAATATGGTGTGATTCAAGGATTAGTCACTCTTAATGACGTCATGATAGAAATTGTCGGTGATGTTCCTTCTGTTGATGACCAGGAAGACCCTCAAATTGTACAACGAGAGGACGGTTCCTGGTTGTTGGATGGTATGTTGGCTGTAGATGAGTTTTTTGAACTATTCGATGTTGAGGAGTCGTCACACGAAAACCGAGGAAGTTATCAAACATTAGGTGGTTTTGTCATGGCGCATCTAGGTCGGATACCCTCAGCTGCAGATCATTTTGAATGGCAAGGTATGCGGTTGGAAGTTATGGATATGG
This portion of the Brasilonema sennae CENA114 genome encodes:
- a CDS encoding CHAT domain-containing protein, with the translated sequence MELNLRFPEINQVIVRLDEQETDRLSFTSPLSAEDQENIRWYLETYATHYTTDVDDARAKEIADKLAQWGEDLFNAVFQPRTAQRIFNDFQDEAEPGRLLTISASHPTILSLPWELLRDPEGTYLCHENPRISIRRRLAGAGGGRRPFKVKVKDCLRLLFVVSRPSDAGFIDPRGEAQAVLEAIAQQAAGRVEVEFLRPATLDNLVARLEDSGKPPVDIVHFDGHGVFDVDGRLHERAKFSDRLAATKGDHQNNGNTGYLLFEDKEGKTALITAETLGDMLNRQKVGLIVLSACQSAAMGSEDGEDAMGCVAARLTHAGIPAVLAMTHSVLVTTAQQLFAKFYQGLVSGVGMGEALDNARRDLYLNRERGERQRGEERITLKLQDWFLPALYQAGGDTPLLTSTLHSSPLPLPDSSWGNLPPLQEAGFFGRSRELWEIERWFVQGTRRLTVSGFGGQGKTYLVQEAGRWLHRTGMFEKVYFIDYAAFQGVDAVGLAVSTLATVLEKNLIDAAAATQALRNQATLLILDNLESLSPEPLQELLTVAKQWSEVGECRVLITTRTPDFTHSDYPTEGSRKHISLPLGGLGQEDALAYFQSLIKLPPAPKLDPPKREMLLELFKLVDFHPLSIGLLARQLKIRRPAELGQRLEALIAQTPGNPLLASLNLSLEKLDAEAMQLLPRLGVFQGGAMEPDLLEITEFSESQWQKLRPALEATGLIQPEHLPGVGNPYLKFHPTLAPALWSRLSTEVQTELLARHRQRYYELSGALYFKDNQNPDKIRAIAQRELPNLLYAVHGALDAGEEWAVDFVNNLNLFLNNFGLNRDRTLLTQRIVQATGEIGSQTWYLSRTNLGELLFNARRYQEAARVFGEILAGLGEQPSYKRCGTLTRLGRCLTGQGQASQAAQLYRQGLAEAQQLEQSDHVKQLMGTLQGDLADALKDMGDYGEARIAYETSLAIVKELRNFRSAAVLNGQLGTLARLQSNLPEAEQRYREALTTFQQLHEPAMEAVYWHQLGIVYHEAKQWDAAENAYRQAAQIEESQGNLASAATTWHQLALVHEYAGKPQEAEAWYRKAIKDKKAARDRFQVSMSLSNLADLLQNQPHRLTEARLLAQEALAIEITLDPAAVQIWKNYTILAKIADKQGDTTQAREYRRLCRQAKAAFAGTQYELRKYGQFIAWVVAAVDHAEAREQVEAAMENFAEGWHNLIAAIHRILDGERDQEVLCEPLDLEESMIIYAILQGIADPQSLEALLE
- the mfd gene encoding transcription-repair coupling factor is translated as MAFSSIVRALGRSALTTELLSKLNRQQELLLSGIPRLPKGLVASALAQTQSKNLFVVCATLEEAGRWTTQLEAMGWQTVHFYPTSEASPYEPFDPETEMTWGQMQVLADLIQLTRGTDHGVGEAKSSSSPLPKMAVVATVAALQPHLPPAEAFKPFCFTLKRGMEFDLKTFSEEITKLGYERVPLVETEGQWSRRGDIVDVFPVSSELPVRLDWFGDEIEQIREFDPVTQRSAALDKINQLILTPTSFAPILMTALKDSAEFQVLSAQLSDDSEVDIQDSTLVEGSRRFLGLAFDKPASLLDYLPENTLITIDEPEQCHAHSDRWVENAEEQWELLVSKENEEISTSLPRIHRSFDECLADTAKFPKLNLSELVEENSGINLASRRVPVMPHQFAKIAETLRQERDRNFSVWLMSAQPSRSVSLLQEHDCPAQFIPNPRDYHAIDKQQINRTPVALKYSGLAELEGFILPTFRVVVITDREFYGQHSLATPSYIRKRRKAASKQVDPNKLRQGDFVVHKNHGVGKFIRLESLTLNNETREYLVVQYADGLLRVAADQVGVLSRLRTTNDKPPELNKMTGKAWENTKNRVRKAIKKLAVDLLKLYASRSQQKGVTYPHDTPWQQEMEDSFPYQATMDQLKATQDVKRDMESDRPMDRLVCGDVGFGKTEVAIRAIFKAVTSGGKQVALLAPTTILTQQHYHTLKERFAPYPINVGLLNRFRTAEERRDILKRLATGELDIVVGTHQLLGKGVAFRDLGLLVVDEEQRFGVNQKERIKSLKTQVDVLTLSATPIPRTLYMSLSGIREMSLIATPPPSRRPIQTHLSPMNPDSIRTAIRQELDRGGQVFYVVPRVEGIEEIGTQLREMIPSARVAIGHGQMDESQLESTMLTFSNGEADILVCTTIIESGLDIPRVNTILIEDAHRFGLAQLYQLRGRVGRAGIQAHAWLFYPKQRTLSDAARQRLRAIQEFTQLGSGYQLAMRDMEIRGVGNLLGAEQSGQMEAIGFDLYMEMLEEAIREIRGQEIPKVDDTQIDLNLTAFMPADYITDLDQKMSAYRAVAAAKSKEELSQIAAEWNDRYGAIPKPATQLLRVMELKQLAKKLGFSRIKPENKQHIVLETQMEEPGWKNLAQNLSETLRSRFVYSPGKVTVRGLGVMKADQQLQTLIDALGKMQGAVVEEAVV
- a CDS encoding hemolysin family protein, encoding MSPTIEILIIVFLILANAVFVMSELAIFSVRKVRLQQLADRGDAKARVALELASSPNQFLGTVQIGITLLTIISGAYGEETIAKRVAPILNFIPLEADFKEHLAKGLAILVITFLTLILGELVPKRLALNNPEPIASVIAIPMRTLSQLTSPVVGLLSFSTEAVLRLLGTRPSKEPLVTEEEIRVLIEQGTEEGTFEEAEQDMVERVFRLGDRPVSSFMTPRPDIVWLDLEDSTEENRRKIIDGGYSRYPVSQGGLDNVLGIIPVTDLLTRCFSGENLDLTVGLRQPVYVPESTRGLKVLELFKQTVTHMALVVDEYGVIQGLVTLNDVMIEIVGDVPSVDDQEDPQIVQREDGSWLLDGMLAVDEFFELFDVEESSHENRGSYQTLGGFVMAHLGRIPSAADHFEWQGMRLEVMDMDGNRVDKILVVPQEVKSSNSQKPD